Proteins from one Cryptomeria japonica chromosome 4, Sugi_1.0, whole genome shotgun sequence genomic window:
- the LOC131032049 gene encoding peroxidase 12-like produces MGISHCTSFAYRLYPTQDSTLNESFAEELYLTCPSSTTVNTTNLDIRTPNLFDNKYYVNLENGEVLFAFDESLSTDSRSSEIVASFATNENLFFERFVVAMVKMVQLDDAVAGECPFCGELMIKEVSLRSIMPEEIEHVMSSLLFAVLWNTDLLFISLSYDSSSTGFIDCYNGHQ; encoded by the coding sequence ATGGGTATCTCTCATTGCACGTCCTTCGCCTACAGACTTTACCCAACACAGGATTCCACTCTGAATGAGAGTTTTGCAGAGGAACTTTACCTCACATGCCCGTCTTCTACCACTGTCAACACCACTAATCTGGACATTCGCACTCCAAATTTGTTCGACAACAAGTACTACGTGAATCTAGAGAATGGTGAAGTATTGTTTGCATTTGACGAGAGCCTCTCCACTGATTCCCGCAGTAGTGAAATAGTTGCAAGCTTTGCAACAAATGAGAATCTCTTCTTCGAAAGATTTGTGGTTGCCATGGTAAAGATGGTTCAGCTTGATGATGCTGTGGCTGGGGAATGTCCATTTTGTGGGGAGTTGATGATAAAGGAGGTCTCCTTGCGTTCTATTATGCCCGAGGAAATAGAGCATGTAATGTCATCATTACTGTTTGCTGTTTTATGGAACACAGACTTGCTTTTCATTAGTCTAAGTTATGACTCATCATCGACTGGTTTCATAGATTGCTATAATGGGCATCAATAA